The genome window TGAATTCAAAAGATATTTTGTCCGTATTTGTTTGCGCTTGAATTTTactgcttttatatataaatttgattttttttttcaccactaTTGCGTGaaacttttcagcaaaattatttgtattctctctctctctctctctctctctctctctttacgATTGTCTTCTTAAACTATATGTTCCTGTTTATTTTGAACTAGAAGTTAAGTGTTAGCGGAAAACAAccatagaaagaaaaagagtataACTTTAATATAAGATTTTTAAAGCAATTGAATATATAGTCATGCTTGGtagaatgtgaattttgaagtgattttctttttctgggtacttaaatttttgtgctttattatgaatttattgattttttgtttttattttatttttttggcgtGCAGAAAATTAATCAGAAGAACACTTGGGAGCTGAATTTGATAGACCATTTAACAGAAGTTATAAAggttgaggaagaagatgatgctGAGACGAACTTTCAAAAGGTACGTGTTGTGATTTTTGTGGATTATGTGGTAGACAATGCAGGTCTTTTAGCAGCTGATTGCTGCAAAAAATTCTTGAGCTGAAACATTAGTTGGATGTTAAGACAAATACTATTGGATAGTGACTAGAACTTGGATTTTATGTGAAACAAATTTTGGATTGGGAGAATGATGATTTAAGTGAGGGTGGGGCAACAAGATGCGCCTTTAAATCTGGTTAGAAATTAGGTCTTGTAGTGTGATGTGGTTGTTTTAAGCTTTATAGGAATTGACGTAGGTAATATTATAAGACTATATCATTCTATATATTAAAGAGTAATTTGGCTTTTTATAGTTGTTGAGCAAGTGATGATTCTAAAACTGTTGATTTAACATTCCCAGTGCTCTTTTGCATATGCTGCaagtattaattaatttcttatttgtttaGGCAAGTTGCACTCTTGAAGCTGGAGTTAAGATTTACTCTTTAAGGGTGGATTCAGTGCATTCAGAGGCATATAAGGTCCTTGGTGGGATGAACAGAGCAGGTCAAGAAAATGAACAAGGTTTGGTGATGTAACCTTAGAGATCGGCcattttgtttctgttttctttttgggtgtgtatgtgtgtgtgtggccaTTGGGGAGGGGGTTGTTAAAACTTAAACATACTGAAGATTGTagtttttttcatcatttttgtcTATTGACACTTGAGGGTTGTAAGAAATGTAAAGGATATTCAAGTTGAGGCATGGTGACCTTCACActttttcaaattataaaaggAATAAACAAAAATGACTTTCTTGGCCTTTAGATGGCAAAATTATGCATATTTTGTAAGTCTTGCTGTCATAtgtgccaatgagctctagctcataCAGCACCTCCTCCTCTCCTTGTAAAGGCAAGATGGAGGGTGATGTATTGGGTTCAAATCCATTGGATATGAGTGTAACTTACCTATAAATTAAAAGTTACTATCATATGCATGCTGTGGACTGTAAGTATAATAACTTCATGTTGTAAGATTAATTTTTATGTTGCTGATGTGTGTCACTGTGTTTCACATTTGAATTTATACCCTTTAAGTTTTGTGAGTCTTCTGATTCTTTTTTGTAATTCCAGATGCTACTGAGGATGATGCCAATGTTGACATTGGACAAGAGGGAGGTCATTCCaagaaagagacagagagaaaggTTGATAGTTCTCTTACCATTTAATGGATTATTTCAGAAAAATATATACTAACATTAGTAAAAACATGCAGTTGTCCCCTTTATCAACACTGGAATCATCTTTCGAGGCTCTTAATGTAAAGAAGTTTGATGGTGATCACACATCCTGTGCTGTCTCTGTTACTAGTGTGGAATGTAATTTTGAGATTATAATGAATTGCCATTGTTTTTTCAGTTGCATTTGCAGTCGATCCACTTTATCATCAGACCTCTGCACAATTTGATGAAGGTGGAGCCAAGGGTCTTTTAATGAATAATCTTGGAGTATATGGTGGATGTAGGGTGCTTTTTGATTCACTTGAAATACCAGGGAAGTGCACATCATGTGAAAATCAGCATGATAAATCTGATACAATTGATCTATCTTTTGCCAGAGGTTTGTTGCTTTTTTTCATATATGGTGTTTCTGGTCTTTACTTTATAATAGAAGAATTCAGTTCCAAAAACAACTGTGTTCTTGGTCTATTTACAGAATATGTTGAACAGATGGTATTGAACATgcgaagagaggaagaaattTCGCCAACTCTGAGAGACATAGTCAATCAATTTGATGAAGATAATAGAAGGCCATCTGATCTCTATTCCTCTGGCCAGAAATCAGCAGAAAATGTTGATGTAGCTTATGAACCTGATTTTGTTGGTGATGCATTTGACAATTGTGGGACCTGGAATTATGATCATGATGACCAAGCAAGTGTGGCTGATGAGGGCCCCATTTATGCGGAATCAACTAATCCAAGTTATCATGAGGTGTTTGCTAAAGTCTACCCATATAATTGGTTTTGGGCAGTcatatatattctttgattttctctttatcttttgaGGAAATAAAGCATGGTTCTGTTTGATGATATCTTGTGTTGAATTTTGTAGGAAAATGAACCATTTTCTTTCGAACCTAATATGGATGACAGATTTGAGAAAGTTGATGGTTATCTGTTCTTAAGTCTGGGATTGACTAAACAAAATGCTTGGGCAGGTCCTGATCATTGGAAGTACAAAAAATCTAAAGGTAGGGTTCCGGAGACTAGTTCCAAGTTATTGCATCAATCAGCTTATACATTTTAGTACCTTTTCTAATGGTATTGTATCATGGAATCTGTTTTGAAGGTTTAGAGGATGATCCTGCTGCAAAAAATGAATCAACAGTAATAACCAAGCGTCCAAGAAATAAGAAACAAGCAGAATCTGATGTTGATTTCACAAAAGCATTGGATGAAGTCATGCCAGATGTCTTTGCTCCTCCCAAAAATCCCAAGTCGTTACTACTGCCTGGAAATAGAGCACCTTCTAATATAAAACTTCCTGAAGATTGCCATTATCAACCAGAAGATCTTGTGAAGTTATTTCTTCTCCCGAATGTAAAGGTAATTCTTGTTGCCAATCATACAACTAGAACATGGTTTGCTGTTGAAATGttatgttttcattttattttaacattgtTGAATGCATAATTTGCTGCAGTGTCTTGGGGGGAAGGGAAGAAAATGCTCAGGTAAAATTTTCTGTCTTTGCAATAAAAATATCTTTTTCAATGTTTATTGTCTTGTGGTCCTTGTATTTTCTCCACATTTTGATAAAATGTGCACATGATATTTAGAATAAATTGTTATAATATGCATTTGGGGTTTCATTAGTTATTAGATTAAATAGTTGCTGTTtccgttatatatatattatataatttataatatgatCTTAAGCGTCCTTATATTCTTCAGATGTATCAAGGCAACAATGGGATGATTATGGGCCTCTGCCATCCTGGGATGATGATAGTGCGTTTGGTGGCCAATATGATGACGGAAATGACCATAGTGATGTAGAGGACTCCAGCACACTTGTTTCTCAACCTCGCCAGGTTGTCTTCTTTTCATCGCtgcataattttgttttagcaCTTGCATTTGTGAATGTGTCTGAACCTTGGAGTTAGGACTTCCTATGAATTGGATTGGTTTTAAAACATGAGTTTATGCATTAACAtacaaatttgccattattttcaGACTAATTCAAATTGTTAGGTTAAACACAATAAGCATATAGTGGGAACATTTGTAGTTGGAGCTTATGATTTGCTTCCTTTATCTAAACAATACAGGTAAATAAAGTTGAGGTCCAGTATGACAAAACTTCTAAGCAAGTTGATGTCCAGGCACTGAAAGAAACTCTTTGGGACCATATACAAGAATCTCCTAGTATGTGTCCTCAGGTATGATAATAGTTTTGCCTTGTAGCACATATGCAATTATCTTATGTTATTTACAATGTTCCTTCCATAAATTCTTTAAAGCACAGAAAGAGCTTGTTCaggatttttgtttaataaactGACAAACATATGAACGTGATGGTTTTCACTTTGTCCACATggcaattaattttttcatttcaaaaccattctttattttctgaaaagTAATTAACTTCattgataaataaaagagaacaatacaatgaaaataaaaacacacaggCAGTGTGCTACAGAAAAATAAGAACTAAAAAGGAACTAGCAAGGAAAGtaaaaaatcaagtaaatcTTGCTTGCAAAGAATTGAACGTAGAAACACCCATCGTAATCCTACTTAATCAAAAGTCTTACTCTACATTTTCTTGCCAAATTTCTAGCTTGAATTTAACTCCACTTCTAGTTCCATCCACTAAAACTAAATGATCTTCAAAAAGCATACATCAAGAGACTTCCTCTTGAGTTGGTTTAGTGAGTTCATCCATCACTAAAGCAAAGAGATATGgacttaatgttgattcttgaTGCAAACCTATAGTGATAGGAAACTCATTTGTTATTCTTCCACTTATTCTCACGCTAATTACAACTCTGTCATACATATCCTTAATTTTGATGATTACAGAATTGGGGGTGGGCCAgtgggggattttttttttttttttttggataagtaatcagtttattgatatcaaaaaggggaacaccctagtacacagggagtgtacaaggggttaaacaatcaagaacaaaaattccAAGAATCTAGGAAatcaaaaaaagataaaaattattggTTACGCAAAGCAGCCAACCAATCcattaaagttctaaagaaaaatagcttTAGGTCTGATATGGATCTCTCCGTATCTTCAAAGCACttactatttctctccctccaaagacaccacgaTAAGCAATGGGGAACAATCAACCATATATACCCATTTCGATGATGACCAACTCTACCTTGTCAACATGCTAGAAGCCCCACTACAGATTGTGGCAAAACCCAGTTCActccaaacaaaccaaacaccatAGCCCATAGTGGGGGATTTAAAC of Quercus lobata isolate SW786 chromosome 8, ValleyOak3.0 Primary Assembly, whole genome shotgun sequence contains these proteins:
- the LOC115958048 gene encoding condensin complex subunit 2 — translated: MAETLSPNPKQRLLQSPTSPFFLGSNDDHLERAQARAARAAKVRRISVVSPPPRGASDPDKLLGKHQILDLFRNCIKLASENKINQKNTWELNLIDHLTEVIKVEEEDDAETNFQKASCTLEAGVKIYSLRVDSVHSEAYKVLGGMNRAGQENEQDATEDDANVDIGQEGGHSKKETERKLSPLSTLESSFEALNVKKFDVAFAVDPLYHQTSAQFDEGGAKGLLMNNLGVYGGCRVLFDSLEIPGKCTSCENQHDKSDTIDLSFAREYVEQMVLNMRREEEISPTLRDIVNQFDEDNRRPSDLYSSGQKSAENVDVAYEPDFVGDAFDNCGTWNYDHDDQASVADEGPIYAESTNPSYHEENEPFSFEPNMDDRFEKVDGYLFLSLGLTKQNAWAGPDHWKYKKSKGLEDDPAAKNESTVITKRPRNKKQAESDVDFTKALDEVMPDVFAPPKNPKSLLLPGNRAPSNIKLPEDCHYQPEDLVKLFLLPNVKCLGGKGRKCSDVSRQQWDDYGPLPSWDDDSAFGGQYDDGNDHSDVEDSSTLVSQPRQVNKVEVQYDKTSKQVDVQALKETLWDHIQESPSMCPQGLQEVASFRQILASFPTDCKAAATISDISPHLCFICLLHLANEHGLRIHGNSNLDDLSIHLSS